In Populus trichocarpa isolate Nisqually-1 chromosome 16, P.trichocarpa_v4.1, whole genome shotgun sequence, a genomic segment contains:
- the LOC7464070 gene encoding protein NRT1/ PTR FAMILY 3.1, translating to MEFQDNNKSHEAEKPEEMKIMEYDKRKKKLGGMKAIPFILVTEVCDRFSTIGFHANMITYLTQQLNLPLVKASNIVSNFNGTASLTPLIGALIADSFAGRFWTIIVGSIIYELGLISITTTALLKSLHPPPCPSLVDCKEASSFQLSTLYLSLLLLAIGLGGTRPCVMTYAADQLDMSKSGVESRSWNFFNWYYFSLGLARLAAVTIVVYIQDNVSWGWGLGIPTIAMAVAFMVFLSGSPLYKKVKPGGSPLVRVIQVIVAAIRKRKAVAPEDPSLLYQNQELDAAISVHGRLLHTTQFKWLDKAAVEKYGEATASSTPNLWKLATVHRVEELKSFLRLLPVWAAGILLVTANSHSGSFNTQQARTMDRRLSNSFQIPPASMSFFGIMTVIIGLVLYERLFVPFVRRFTRNSAGITYLQRMGIGLLFNILFSVVAALVEKKRRTVAENHNLVDNPKATVPISVFWLVPQLSLHGMSEVFMAVGQLEFLYDQSPESMRSIALGLFWIASSVGDYLGTLMVSLIHEYTGHKNNWLPDRNLNIGKLDYYYWLVTGIQAINFVYFVICAWCYTYKPLEEVMEEDSV from the exons ATGGAGTTTCAGGACAACAACAAATCTCATGAAGCTGAGAAGCCGGAGGAGATGAAGATCATGGAATATgacaagaggaaaaaaaaacttggaggCATGAAGGCAATTCCATTCATCCTTG TAACTGAAGTATGTGACAGATTTTCTACCATTGGTTTTCATGCCAACATGATCACATACCTTACTCAGCAGCTGAACTTGCCTCTTGTAAAGGCCTCTAATATAGTCTCCAACTTCAACGGAACTGCCAGCTTAACACCCTTGATCGGTGCTTTGATTGCCGACTCATTTGCTGGCCGATTCTGGACCATCATCGTTGGTTCCATCATCTATGAACTG GGATTGATTAGCATCACCACAACAGCACTACTGAAATCACTGCATCCTCCACCTTGTCCATCACTAGTGGACTGCAAAGAGGCTTCAAGTTTCCAACTAAGCACCCTCTACTTGTCTCTACTCCTCTTAGCTATTGGCTTGGGTGGCACCAGGCCTTGTGTCATGACCTATGCTGCAGACCAATTGGACATGAGCAAATCAGGTGTCGAGTCTCGAAGCTGGAACTTTTTCAATTGGTACTACTTTAGCTTGGGATTAGCAAGATTAGCTGCAGTGACTATAGTGGTCTACATACAAGATAATGTGAGCTGGGGCTGGGGTCTTGGAATACCAACTATTGCCATGGCTGTAGCTTTCATGGTCTTTCTATCCGGTTCTCCACTTTATAAGAAAGTGAAACCAGGAGGAAGCCCATTGGTCAGAGTAATTCAAGTGATTGTTGCTGCTATAAGGAAGAGAAAAGCTGTGGCGCCAGAAGATCCAAGTCTCTTGTACCAAAACCAAGAACTTGATGCTGCTATATCTGTCCATGGAAGGCTTTTACACACCACTCAGTTCAA GTGGCTTGATAAAGCAGCAGTAGAGAAGTATGGTGAAGCAACAGCTTCCAGTACACCAAATCTGTGGAAGCTAGCTACCGTGCATCGAGTAGAGGAGCTAAAATCCTTTCTCAGATTGCTTCCAGTTTGGGCAGCAGGGATTTTACTTGTCACTGCAAATTCACATAGTGGCAGCTTCAATACACAACAGGCTCGCACCATGGATCGTCGTCTGTCGAATTCCTTCCAAATTCCACCTGCTAGTATGTCCTTCTTTGGCATCATGACCGTGATCATAGGGCTTGTTCTTTACGAACGCCTCTTCGTGCCCTTTGTGCGTAGATTCACAAGAAATTCTGCAGGCATCACATACCTACAAAGAATGGGCATAGGCCTACTCTTCAACATTCTCTTTTCCGTTGTTGCTGCATTGGttgagaaaaagagaagaacagTGGCAGAAAATCATAACTTAGTGGATAACCCTAAAGCCACCGTTCCTATAAGTGTATTCTGGCTTGTTCCTCAGCTTTCCCTCCATGGAATGTCAGAAGTCTTCATGGCTGTTGGACAGTTAGAATTTCTATATGATCAATCACCAGAAAGCATGAGAAGTATTGCCTTGGGATTGTTTTGGATAGCAAGTTCTGTTGGAGATTACTTGGGCACATTGATGGTGTCACTGATTCATGAGTACACAGGACACAAGAACAATTGGTTACCTGACAGGAACCTGAACATAGGAAAGTTGGACTATTATTATTGGCTTGTAACTGGTATCCAAGCTATAAATTTTGTGTATTTTGTGATTTGTGCTTGGTGTTACACTTACAAGCCCTTGGAAGAGGTCATGGAGGAAGATTCAGTTTAG